The Anopheles moucheti chromosome 3, idAnoMoucSN_F20_07, whole genome shotgun sequence genome contains the following window.
ACCGTACCGGGGAGCGCTTCCAACAAGACTGGGTTTTTTGGCCAGGTGCCCAACTGCACCTGTTCCCCCCATTCATTGTTGGTACCCCActgaaacacacactcacacatactaCCGCTTTGCTGATGGTAGTTTTTCTTTAGATTTTCCACCCCCTACACAAAGACCCCTTTTACGGTTGTGTGAGTGCAGGCGATGGACCCTTGTATTTTTGGTTGTTCGCCATTCTTGTGTTGTTTAATTCCATTGTTGTCATGGAAACTGTATGCCCATCTTTTAGAACTTCTAAGTAAGAGTGGAGAGGAGGGGACGGGGGTGGGAGTTGTGAAAGGGGatgatatttttcttttgtaccGGGGAGTTTAATGGACCTCATGAACGACGCGCGCCAAACGACTCTTGCACCAATGCTCAATTGACCCGCAGCCCCTGGATGCGATACGCGGGGGGAGTTTGTGGGATGGCCGACCATTGTCGCTGTGCTGTAGTTAGGTTCCGTAGGTGTGTTACCTGTGTTGTCAAGGGAACAAACAAAGCGTAGTGTTCGCCCTGTGGCAACGCACGGCAGGCAGGCGACACATGTAAACATGCTCCCCGTTACAATTCCAGTTCGGTCGCTACCCACACAGCTTACTCGAGTTGGTACATCGGAATTAAAATGTGCCAGAAGGTTGTCGAGGCGGGGGGAAAAGCGGAGAGGAGAGGAAGAGTGAGAAGAGTTTAGTTGGGCTACCATGACGCCATGATTATAACTTCCCGATAACCGACGGGGGTGGCAGAACAGTAACACGTGAGTGACGCAAAACATCGGCTTCATTCGATGTTATTTACTTGTACTAAAACACGTGGCAAAATTTAGTACAACTGTTTAATGTTGACTATCTTCCACGTAGAATAGTATTGAAAAAGAATcctattttgttattttgtgtgtgttctattccccattttccaccacctgATTAAATAAGCGTACATTTCCCTATTTATTACGCGGTGCAGTAAATTAGTGCGCATTATTCAAttggacgaattaaatcaACTGATTATGCTTGCTTGGTGTAAAAAATTACACCGCTCGATAGTCGCACACACCACGCATCGGTTTACGACCGAGGGaagtacaaaacaaacgaaaaaacgcGAAATATGTACTATGTGAACAACAATTTGCACCACATTATATGACACTCACTCATGCCCATTCCTAGCAGTAGTACCATCCACTAGACCTCGACTAATTCCATTGCACCAAATCCATTTCCCCCCAGCACAGTTAGATGACCTCTCTTATAACTTGTGAtcgcagtagcagcagcagcagtaaaaaAAGGCATTTAACCAGGTGCACTATCACTTCCGCTGAccgatgatttaattttaaatgattGAATTACTATTTAACCGGCAGCTCTGTGCAGATAATTTTCCTCCCATCATATTATAATTGGGCACGTGGTGTTCGGGGAACGCCGGTAGACCACACAAAACGTGTAAGCTATACGCACACAATTGAGTTGAGTGGTAATTTAATCTGTGCATGgtgtgaaaaatgtaaaaaaagagAGATATTATAGTTCAATTTGTTCTATCTTCGCCGTTCTGGTCCCCGTGTGGAATTATTTCTCATCATATGGGTTTCTCCCATGTGATCAACCGATCGTATCATTATGCAAAATATGTTAGCTTTCTTTCGTTCTCTaccgcttttttttattaacccAAATCAAACTAACCTAATTCTAGACCAGCCCATTTCTAGGCGAAAAAAGTGCAGCACGCTGCTGTCTGTCAGCTCCGACGTAGGAAATCGGTGTCACCTACATACACGAAACAAACTGCACCCGAACCCCCGAACCGGCAGATAAATGCAGTTGCGCCAGCACAGCAAACACCTCTGGACTCCACGTCCACAACTCTGGCACTCGGGTTTTGTAATTCGAATGCGCTCGAATTGTGAATGGACCACTGTTGGAAGTTTGAATAGAGCATCGGAATGTCTGCCTGATttatttgcgtttttttttcgccgtaGTACTACGACCGTTTCCGACAGAACCGAAACGAAAATGGGAACGAATAAGGCAGCCTTCGCATAGTTTAGcatattttccaccacaaCCACTAGATTGACTTCCGTCCTGGTGTTTCATTCACGGAATTGTGGCATTCGATTGGTGCGTGCTGAGATGAGATTACTATCACTTGCCAGTAATGTTGtagaaatttcattcatcagTAAATGTACTGTGGGTCAATTGTGATAACATTACCTTACCGTAAAACTGCTAAACATGCCTCAAAACATCCTAAACATGTACGCAACACAAACATAACTTCTAAGCCAACTTCAAAGCTCCTTAATTGCTGCTTAATGGTTCCGATATGCCCACACAACTGCTAGCGCTTATTAACCCATAATTAAAGTGAATAAACGCCTACTATCAACCGATCATTTCTCACTGCTCATCGCCCAATAGATTACTTTGGCAAAATTTAAAGTGATATAGCCTTGGCCAGCACGGCCCGGGATCGATTCATCAATCATCAGCAACAAACCCCGCCACCGGAGTCGTCATTTACCATTCCAAACCGGTGGGAAGAATTAGAATGcaaattaatattataaacCACCGCCCCAAATGAAGTGACTCAATTATAGTGCTCATTTACCATCATGGGTTCCATGGTTGATAATTGTATTCGCCTTCCCTTCGGTGGATAATTACCACCGTGGGTCAGCACCTGACTCGAATGTATCTTGAAGCAACTGGCAAtacatttctttccattttgccaaaccaaacacacacacactctgaAGATTTGCTACCGAAAACCACAAAATCCACCTTTGTCCACGGGACAGTTCCAACTCAACCAAGCAACGCCTAAGCGGTCTTGTGTTGCGTgaaattttccaatattttgcTACACCGGGCGTAAAAACGAAGATGGGGTACTAATTCATCTCCCGAACAACTTCGTGACATCATTATCACCCGAAAGATATCCACGGCTGATACATCGGAAGCGGTTAGCAGGGCGTGGAACTGAGGCCTGTGCCCTGTGCCTGTGTTTATGAGTGGATCTCCAAAACCCTCTGCCCACCTTCCTTATCCTTCTCGGGCGGTTTTGCATCCCCCAAAAGGCTCGAGATCCTTCAAGAAACTGTCACTTTTCGCGGTACCGCACGTGATGATAATAAATTCAAATCACAAAAACCACGCAAAGCAAGCCGCAGACCTCTGGCAAACGGGGGGGTTCGGGGCTGGGCAACCGGAGTCGAAAACCAAATGGGAACGATTTTCCACCCAGGAAGCCCACTCCTCTGCTCGAAAtctcattatcatcatcaccatttcGGGCGGCTCGCACCGTTCGAATGCAAAAAGGCTATTTTGGGTTTTGGTCACCGATTCCGGGCAGTCcgggaaaggaaggaacaaCCTCGACTCTCGCTACGCCTGTACCGGTCTCGTCCAAAAAAGCCACCCGACGAGCGGCAGAAGTTTATCATAATCGGGAAACTTAATTCcaaattaatttgataaattatttatcaaccGGCTTCATCTTTCGTTACATCTTAATGCTCCGGCAATTATAGTCAGTCATCCAGGCAAACCGGTTCCAGGCTGGGAAGCCTTCGTCACCTTCGCGAAAGATGGGCGGTTTTTTGCCGCTAGAGGGCTACGAATGGTGGCATGAATCCACTTCCAAGCCCCAGAGCTCCTGAGTTATATTGTGCGATATCTTTCGATTCCCGGGATTGACTCGGTAACGGCGCCACGTCTCGCAACACAAACACCGCCACAATTGTTGTTACGGTCCATTGCAATCCATTTGATTTGTTGATGATTCAGCCGTAGAAGATGATAACCGCTCACCATCCATCCAGCATTGCCTCGCTTTTGTATTGGTTTCATTTCCATTATTGGGTAAGCAGATCGCATCGGTATCGCCCGGTGGAAGCTAATATTAAAGCTAAGCCGCGAGTACCGTGTTTATCGTCAACCACCATCTTAAATACACACCAATCAGTCCTTTCGGAGGTACGCTCGTGTACGCGTGAAAGAGGCACAGTGGCGCCATCTATGAGCCGCCCCCGGGAGGAACAAAATGCTGTTGATTCGCGCATTGGTTTCAAAACCCATCCGTGACGCTAGTCGCACTGGGGCGTTGGGTacgttgttgtttatttgtttttgccaaCACTCAGCCAACCAACTTCGAGCAGCACCGAAGTTGGTTCGCCTCTTGTTGCTCGCGGTCACATTGTTTTCCCATCAACACCAATACCCGCGGCCGGGTATTACTGTTACGCTCCAGAGACCGAAGGCCCCACGTTCAACGACAGGCGAAATGATGCCGTCCCATACCATGCTCAGTTAAATATCCTTGCTTCcggactgttttttttcccagtTCAGTTCGCCCAGTGCTCCACCCGCCCGATCACGGGCCGGCGCTTTTACAGCTTTTGAAGAAGCGCACCCTGACACAGAGCCAACACAGCGCGCAGAGGCAAGCAAAGCAAATCGGTGCTTGTTTTTCGAATCCGCAGGCGGTTTTaggggtttggttttgtcactggtggaaaaactggtggaaaaactgtGGACAAAACTCAACACCTCTCCAACCACCCCTTGCGGGGCAACCCGTTGCAACGGAATCACACTTTCTAGGCGTCTGGAAAATCTTAATTTGTCGATTTCTCGACGCTGCACCAGCACTATCTCGACGAGCCAATCTATTCTTAAATATTTACGAGCGTATATTTATTTCCAATCCTCACTCGGCAGCAGCTGGAACTCTCTACCGCCTGTGGAAAATTCTTCGCCTCGCAGACAGTTTTTCTGTCCCCCTTTCCTGTCCCATCCCTGTTCCTCACccatctctctctccttcGTATTCTATTCTTGCTTCGTAACCACCCTAAAacccccaacacacacacagagtgcTGTCACGTCAACGATCCACGACGATAGGATTACTTCGTTCGATTGGCTTCCGATGGCGTTGCCTCAAGGACCACCGAGTACCATTCTGGGTTCCTTGGGTAGTGGAAAGATTTATTGCTTTTCAGCTACGTTGATTATTTTCCCCGTCGATACCATCAGCACTCAGCAGTCCCTCCTTCCCATTCCGTCACGCAGCAGAGTCGCAGCAAAATATAGAAGAAAGCCCCCTTCGAGAAAGCTtcttttgcacacacacacacacagtcccGGCCCGGTATCGGGTGGGTTCGGATGGCTGAATGGCGGACGGATCTATTATTGCTTCATCTATTTAGAGCAAGATTTGGTGCTGGAAATTTTAATTCCCGCTCGTAATCTTTGCTGTCTCAGCTCCTCGGGGCCTGTTTTGCTGTGTGGAGATAATGTGAAGACGGCGTTACCCGGCCGGGGAAAGCGTACGACGGTAAGGAACTCATCATTTTTTCGCAAATAAATCAGTATGCAATAACAAAATCGGGCTCCACCTTCGGACCGTCTGCCAGAAGCGTTTTTGCTACAATGATACTTAGAAATTTAATttgtaataatattattaaacaaaatatctTCATGCTTACCTTCCGGTGTGTTCGACCAGCTCGGGAATGCGCTCGGATTATTTTCCGGATGAATTTTTCCTTCACTAATAAACACCAAAAAAGTCACCAAACTACCAGACCAGTATATTTTATTGGGAGTTACTGCCTTTCGTCCAGCGTTTCACCACTATGAGATGATTTTATGTTGCCATGGTGACTACAGATATAATAAAATTGCTACTAACTTACCAACCAGTCCTATCTCCTATTGCCACAACCTGGATATTGTGTCTTAATTAACAACTTTAACTAAACCCTTACCCTAAGCTACTAATAGGGTACGGAATGTTACAATGAATGATTGTAATAAATTGCACCGGGAACCTCACCCGAGGTAGGAAAAggattttgaatttttatttccaacaaACATGCTTGCAATAATTTCTTTCCGTCCACCGTAAGGACTCTGcccacgcagcagcagcaacgcggATTAATGGAGCTTGGagcagaaataaataaaatgtacatTAGCATAACAAACGGCACGGTTCGTACGATGGGTCCGTTGCGTTGCGATTGTCAAAGATTATCGTGATTATTGAAGAAGGTAATTAGATTTTGAAGCGTATCGCGTCTGCATGGACGGCTCCCACCATGCCCGAGGATGCCCGTCCCATCGTCCCCTtgacaaatacacacacacacacgcacacgcacacagtgaAACATTCCATGTGCTGTGCCAAAacaagtttaattaatttctgtaCGATCGATTTCGTCGTCTAGGCAGGAGCCAGGAGCCTCCCGGGGCCTCCACACACACCGACGGGTGGTTTGAAGTTGCGCTGGAGCCCTACCACAGCACCAAACGGTACACGAACCTAATAATCGTgaagttaattttaattaaatggttTTGGCAAAAGACACGAGAAAAGCCTTGGCTTCATTAGGTAGCTTCCGAGAAGCGATTTGGGGTATGTGTTTGGCCGGGTCGGGCCGGTTTATGCCGACAAATCAAGCGTGCACCAGGTAGGCTGAAGGGTGGCCGATGACTGTAGTGGGCCCCCCAGTTAGAAATAATGCAGCTACACCGGTGGACCGACGGGTTTTTTGGACGAAGAAATCCTACCATCCGGTATGTTAATAGTGCCGCGTACCCAACGGAATGGCCCCCAATCGAGTGAGAAGAGGAGTAAgagtaacaacaaaaaaactcaatcctTATCGCGGGCAATACTGTGCGGAATCTATTTACGACCGATTTGCGAACAGTTTGGAGAAGAAGGGATagcaaggaagaaaaaacagcGCACACATTTCGCTACCACTCGCTGGCAGATAAGGGCCGTGAGCAGATTGATGCTATTCGCGGGATGCTATCCCTGTTTGGCGGAAAGCGTTATTTTCACTTGACTTTCAGCTTCTTCAGACTGTGCGCCTGGCAGTAATCCTGATACCAACGCTCGTACCACAGCGCACTGTTTGTGACGGCTTTCTCCTCGCTGTAGATGGGCTCGTAGTCCAGGTAGATCGAGGCGCGGATCCGATTGAACAGCATAATGGACGACATGTACGACAGCATACCGCACGGTGGAAACGGGAGCCTGATTTTCGCAAACGGGTGCAGCGCCTTCACCAGCAGCTCCAGCAGAAACGCCAGAAAGAAGGTCAGAAACAGCGGGATCTGGTAGCTGGATGGGCGCAGCTTTAGCGTATCGTTGGCGCGCGAGATCCGCTGACAGAAGCGCGTCGTATCCTCGATGCCGGACTCGTCCGTCACGAACACCGGATAGCCGGCGATGTTTTTGGCATTCTCGACCAGTGCGTCCTTCGCGCGCACCAAACACCAGGCCGCATTGCCCGCGTAGATAATTTGCTGCTTGCCACCGGGGCCGGCCAGCTTCGGGATGCTGCCGTTAAACTTTAACGCCACCTTCGTGATGGACGGTACGAACCGTTCGTCACATTCGCCGAACATTACCGGTGGTCGGATGGCGATGGTTTTCAGCTTTTCTGAAAGAATCAACACACACGTAGGTAGCGTTTAGTAAAGATGTAGTGGGTTTGACGTGGTAAGAGCTTAGAAAGGAGTTGTTAGCATTAGCAACATTATGTTTAACTGGTTGGAAGTATTATGAGGGGCATCCATGAAAGACGCTATGTGCATATGAGAACACTTTAGTGTATTCATTTCTATTAAATGTTATACGTCACATTAATTTACAAATAATTTCCCTAAAAGTTGAATATGaaaggaagttttttttaaataaaaccccaGTGAATATTACAAtctgaaaaagaaacatttgtaGTTCtgaattttctttaaaaagattatgttttaatttagcTCTATTTTTTAAGCATATCAGTTTAACATtacgttaaaaaaaatttaactTATTTAGGAATGTGTTTCCTAGTCAGGTGGGGGCGCCTGGTTGTTTTCTGGTACCAGCAACGACAAGACTGTTACCAAATCTTATCCCAACCCTATGCTAGACTGATTATCCAATCACGGTTAGATATGATTATGGAAAATCAAGAATGGGCATGTCAAGTTCTCCGGAGGTTGCAAgtcgaaaagaagaaaacgacCAAAATTCTGTACGATTGAACTAGAACGTAGAATTGTTAAGCGTACTATTTTTCGACCTCAACTGAGttagtttatttattcaaaatttgaGTTCATCTATttagtaaattaaaaacaaaactaattgATCAAATTAAAGATTAAAGTCATTATTCGATATACGCGTATAAAGAAATCCATGGAAATCCACGCATCTCAAATTTCCATGCAACtcgaattttcttttaattatcGTTTAAATGTCGTATTAAAGGTTAGCATGTTTAATTCCATATTCGAAACATAATCGAAATAGCAATTGCACGTTTATAGTTTAAtagaaattaataattaaatgttaaatgtgTTGTAAGCGCCTAGATGTCTACAGTAGTGTTACATGAACATACGCATAAGAATAAGTTAGGAATAGTATGTTAGTGTTAGTACTAGAATGTCTGAGGATAATGACGAAGAAAATAAtagaattgaaaataaaataataaaacattagaAAAATACTGTTGACTCGGCAACATCCATCAATTATCGTAACATATTAGCACTCATTATATATGAGCTATCGATCACGTATTGTTCAGATTATTTGttaattgcaaaataaaaacgaaaggaCTATCCCATTACATCCTAACGTACAAAATTTCTTACGCAAAATTACGATTCCAGACGATAATTAACTTAGGTCAATTTTAGTTAATTGTTTCGTGTTGAGTAATGTGCAAAGTTCGGCTAAAAACATTTGATGTAGTTTAAATTTGagataaaattatgaaaaaacaCCGTAGGATTACATATTCAACAAAATTCCAAAACAGTAACGTGTAAGTAAAAATTTTATATATAcgcatttaatttgttttctttaaatatCTTGACCTGTGAAGATGTCTAAATGAATCTAATATCTACACCCACCATTCTGAGACATCCCTAGATGGGCTCCATAGttccatttcattttaattaaaattattaaaattgaataaaagtaattaattaaatcaaaattaaaattaaaatttgttcCTCAGGGATGTAATGAGTTAATTCCTTTAAAAAAACGTAAATGGaacatttttataaacatattttctaATTAGTCACTTACAATGATTCCCAATTAACACAGTTCATTTTAAGCAAGATAGCAGATAACCAATACGATTAGTAACGTGAATTATATGATTATCACATTCCaccaaattttaaattaaactcaaTGCTTAAAGGAACCAAGACTTTCACTGTGCACTAACCACTATCCACTCAAAGGTGCTATGATTCATGGTTACAACCGGTTGCattatttgtgttttctttaataTTAAATGCCTGTCGTCTTAAGTGTATGTGACAGGTTGGTATTTCATCCCCAAGCAGATAACGCAAGCGTTAATTATCTTTGAACCATTTGTAGTTGTCGTTCTCATAAAACAACATACTTTACAACATTCCCATCCCTGAGCGCGAGGAACAACACGAAAGAAAGTGAAAGGTAATCATAACCATCTTCCACAACCGGACCCAAATTAACCTTCTCCCGGCCCCCAGGCAGACCAGCGGTTCAACCGCAACCGCAACTTACCACCATTTGCCAGCAGTGTGTCGTTGGCCTCAATCGCAAGACACTCCGCCCGCCACTTGGAGGCCGCATAGCCCGGTATCTGGAACTCGCCGTCCTTCGCCGGGACCTTCGTCTTCGGTTCCGTCTGATTGCAGATGATCGTAAAGTTGGCCTTCCCCAGGTACGGTGTCATGTGGATGAGGCAGTCGCTGGTGAAGACGAGCCGGGGTACGCTGTACTTGCGGCACAGCTCGATCACCCGGGCCGTTCCGTCCACGTTGACCCGCTGCAGCTCGCCATAGTTTGGCGGAAAGTCGAAGTTCATGTACGCGGCCAGATGAAACACGCAGTCAACGTTTTCGAATGCGTGCTCGATCGCTTTCGCGTCACAGATATCGCCGACGAACGAGACAACTTTCTTGCTCTCGGTGTGACCTTCAGAGAGAAGTGAGATGGGAGAAGAGTGAGTGAATGGGTGCACCGGAAGATAGCAAGGGGTACGCAGCATACATACCGAGCCGGTTCTCGTAGGGGTTAAGGTCGACCACTCGTATTTCGCCCACCTTGTTGTCCCGCTCCTGCAGAACCCGGATCAAGTGTTGTCCGTAGAATCCGGAACCGCCTGGAAGTAAACGTGCgcgtggacaaaaaaaaacaattaagcCATCGATCAACGTTCGCAGATGTAAGGCATGTTAAACAACATCGCTTAAGTCGAGCAGAAATGCAGTATGTTGTCAGCCTTTTTAAACGCATTCCGTATACCAACTACCAACAGACATGCTTGGCGTAATTAAAATTGTCCCAACACGGAATGCTCATTCCTCAAGTTCGTGTTCTCCTTCTTTCTTTCCAAGAAATGTTTGACTCGTAACCTTTGTCTGTagtaccatttttttattgctgatTGGGACGCTTGTTCGTGCTTGGTGGCCTAAATTTTTGGCGCCCAAAAATCATTGACCGGCAATCAACTGTCAACGCGTTCATCGCCTTTGCAACCCTTGGGCGGAACCATGACGAATAATAATCCACCCACTTCCCATGACGGGGCCccaaacaaacagacaaacaaaacacaaaccgaTATGAAATACGGCTCCACCAACGGGGTCAGCAAACTCTTCCTTTAACGTCAGAGGCCGGAGACACACGAAAGAGAGAAGGATGTACCCGAATGGGGTCGAGGAAACGCCACCCTCAATTCCTTGgacaattttccaccgaaaaaaaaagaaacaaaatgctGACTGCAGGGAAATTTATCTAGCAACAAGCACGGCAACCATCATTGGTACCATTCGGGTCGAAAACGGGGAAAGGAGATCGGTTAAGGAAGCGCGGTTTGGTACGGGTTGTTTGTCGTctgtaaacaattttaacgAAACGCACTGCTTCCCCTTCGCATCCCTGTTGCAAGCACTGAAGGCTTCACGTTGGGCACGCAGAAATGTTTCGAAAAAACCACCACGTCCCAAAAATGTTTGTTACTCGCACGCAGGCGACAGCCCATGGATGGCAACAGAGTCGTATAATTTTTGCCTTGCCAATAAACTTGCCCCGGCACCGAAAGCAAAAACGTATAACTTtgacgtacaaaaaaaaatacatatctAAACATCAAAACAGGTTAACAGTAGTATGGGTTTTCGAAGGGATTGGAGATTAGAAGTTTCTAAGATTATTCTAAGGCAACGAAAAGACCTTAAAATTCTTTGAAACGATTTGTCAATATAGAATATAATACATTTGTTGTACGATTTCATGTTGATGCTATAACTATTTAGGCTTCTATAAACTATGTTGAGAACAATTCCGTGGGCATTGCGCGTGTATAAGAATGGAAGAATGGTTTGGTGGTAGTCCAGTGTTTCTCATAGTAATTCTAAAGAGCTAAACGAATGTCTCCAATGGTTTCTTTATGCAGATATATGCATCTTTTCATGTTTCATGTGTTTcatgtgtttattttacattttctgcACACGGGAAACATAGGTTAGGCCATAGGTTGTTAAAACAAAGTTATTGTCTGGATATATAGATAATAGTCCAATAAAAGCCCGATAATAGTCAAATACGAATCGATAATAGTTGAATAGTAGTCCGACAATTGCCCAAAACGACCTTGATAATAGCCAGACAATAGTCCAATGATTGCCTGATAATACTCCGATAACAGTCCGATAATAGTCCAATGATAGTTCGATGATAGTCCGAACATAGTCCGATCATAATCCGATCATTGTCCAATCATAGTCTGATCATAGCC
Protein-coding sequences here:
- the LOC128302512 gene encoding 3 beta-hydroxysteroid dehydrogenase/Delta 5-->4-isomerase, which translates into the protein MDKKEIVLVTGGSGFYGQHLIRVLQERDNKVGEIRVVDLNPYENRLGHTESKKVVSFVGDICDAKAIEHAFENVDCVFHLAAYMNFDFPPNYGELQRVNVDGTARVIELCRKYSVPRLVFTSDCLIHMTPYLGKANFTIICNQTEPKTKVPAKDGEFQIPGYAASKWRAECLAIEANDTLLANGEKLKTIAIRPPVMFGECDERFVPSITKVALKFNGSIPKLAGPGGKQQIIYAGNAAWCLVRAKDALVENAKNIAGYPVFVTDESGIEDTTRFCQRISRANDTLKLRPSSYQIPLFLTFFLAFLLELLVKALHPFAKIRLPFPPCGMLSYMSSIMLFNRIRASIYLDYEPIYSEEKAVTNSALWYERWYQDYCQAHSLKKLKVK